The Anolis carolinensis isolate JA03-04 chromosome 2, rAnoCar3.1.pri, whole genome shotgun sequence genome contains the following window.
AAGGTGTGCTTTTATTTGTGCATCATAATCTTTGTAAAAATAGCAGTcttaatattacattttatttcacatCTGGGGATTGGTAGGTCAAATAGTATACTGTAATTGTTTATTGCTTTTGCTCAGGTTTATTCTCATTCAAAAATTTACAATTCCAGTTCATTTCTAATCCAGTTTGTTGAACTGGATAGCATCCGAGTCTTATTCTCTGTGGGGAAAGTCCCAGACTCAGTTTCTCGTAACTCTTTAAATAAAAGGCAGAGAGAGGCTTTTCTTATAGCAGGGCAAGGAAAGGCTTCTGCTTGAGGCTCTAGAAAACATCTTCTGTTGTGGATTAGATGGGACTAATCTAGATGAAAGTATAGCTCTGCAAATATTTGTAGCTGGCCCATAATGTTGTTATGGAATTGGTGAACGGTTCCTGTTGTGACTTCAAGGATTAATTTAACCTGTGAACTAACATGCTATGCTGACTGGGTGAGAGGGAGTGACATCTTACAGGTACCTCTCAAGCCTCAAGCTGTTGCTCTAAAAACTTTGTATTACCTGATTATTGCCACCTCTTAGTCTGGCATGTTTTGCCTTTAACAAAAAGATGGGAGACTTTCAAGTCAGAGATATGTCCCTATGGAAATTGCAGTCTAAATGTTGCATGTAAATGTTTGCCTCTTGAACAATTCTTGGCATGTATGTAGAATAAATACAAGCAAAGCCTGTACCATTCTCCACATTTCTTCTACTCCAGCATGGCCTATTTGGATGCCCTACTATGTATTCCCATTAGCATTGGCTACTGTGAGCAGCAGCCACTTGAATTTACATGTGCTTCCACATTCTGCCTACCGTAGTTATTCCAGGTCAAGCTGTTCTTAAGGGTGTTGGTTTTTTCACAACTCTAGACTTCCTTTTTTGAATAATAATTTTGGGGTGTTTCTTTCCTACTTTACATGTAGATATCTGTTGGCAGAGCAGCCTTTAAAAGTGGAACAAAGCCTGCTGCCAGGCTTTCTGTTTCTATCCCAGGCCAGGATGCATATGATCCTTGCTCAGTTGCTACATACACGAAATGACAAGAACTCTGAAGCTTGGCTTTTTCTTTCACCTCTTTATGACATCTGAGCTGAGCCTTATGCCCCTGGACCTAGGATTTGAAGTCTAGGCTAAGTCACAATGCAACATGAGTGTGTATGCATGTATTCACTTTAATACCAGTCCGGTTCATATCAAAACTGGCAGACGTTGTTCTTCTTTATGATCtatttagatttttttctgaagcagtagaaataaaaaatacaacaataaaaatccaaaaacatctTCCTGAATGGGACAGGTGCCAGGCTGGCAGCTTCCGTCTTTGCCAAAAGAGGACGTGTCATTGTGTTTTTCCATTTTGAAGGTGGATATGCTTGCAAGCTTACCTTTCTTTGCCAACCAATGCAGACCTGCCTTTCAGGCTTGTCCCCAAGCCTGCTGACCTGCATATTCACAAATAAGGAGCCAGTTGCTGAACTGGTTTCTTCTAAGGGAATTTGAAGCAATCACTAGTTATAAGGTTAGAGCCAGTATAACAAGAATAACTTCTTATGTTGCTTTTATTGAGATAAAGCACTGTGTGTTGGGCATTTCGCATTGTAGCGCTCTCCTTGTTGGGTAAAATTCCTggaggcaccagatcctgtctactcttgaaagttaagcaggattagtacttggatggaagaccaatgaatgtaggttatatttcagatgaaggtcACTGGCAAACCTTGTAAGTATTCCTTGACCTTTGAATTTCAAGGGTTCATCCtaagttgacaggcaatttgaaagCAGCTAAGATCAAGCAAGACAATATAGAAAGTAGGAATCCATCCCCGATAACTGGGGAGCTACAGGTTGCACTTGAGCTGTGCGGGGCTGCTGTACCGCCACCCCATTCTTGCCTAAGGAGGTCATTACAGGTGTTAATGCATGCTTCTCAGTGGGAGAATTGCAAAGCAACCATCTCTTGGGACTCCATTTCCCCCAAGAGCCTGTTGTTAGCCTTGTAACAGCTTGCAACAATTGCACCATATGTGCCAAGTAGACTGGGgtgcttgtgaaactacagcagCCACTCTTACATCTTCACAGTAGGACAAAACAGCAGCTTTTGGATCTGGCTGGAGAGACCAGAATAGAGAACTTTTCCATTTAGCACTGGTATCTCCTGAATCATTTTACAAAGATTCTGGTTAATCTTTAGTATTTCTGTCACTGGATATTtttcttttgccctttccctctccccctctctctgaaTATTTGGAATATCATGAGGTAATTTTTCCCTCTATCCAGAGAAGGCTGGATAGAGTGAGAGAATTCAATTTGCCTTGTGCATGTACTCAGTTACTTGAAGTAGCAACTGGACTTTGCTTATGGAGGAAGGCTTGAATCTTATGTGTTACATTATCTGATTCTTCCTTGCTGTTGAGTAGTCTGACCTCCCATCCGGTGTTTAATATTTTTGCACCCTTCTTCCTGACTTCTCTCCATGAACTGAAAGTCTGTTCCTTTGTGTTTTCCTCATTTTTGTTAACTCATGGAAATTTCAGGATTATTAGCTAATGACTTGAAAATCCTTCTGCTGAGAGGGAGGACAATAGGAACATAGAGggcaaaatctgaaatgctcctaGTTGTGGGGCATTGGGTCCTCTGTTTTGGGACGTGTTGTGTAATATGGTTTAGGCAACCAGGCAGGAAGGACTTGGTTTGCATTCTGAGAGAGATGGATGTCTATAGGTGTGTCGGAAGTGCATGGCTCATTCCTGGAAAAGAACTCTGTAAATATCTCCCATTGAGATAGTTTTATATTTCTTTCCTGCAGATTGTTTGTTTTGACATCTGAAGAGTTGTGTCAACCTACTGCCTAGCAAAATGGATGTTTTCAACCGGAACATAAATTTCGATGCCCTCTTCAAATTCTCCCACATGTGAGTAGTCCCTTGGTTTGCTTAATATCTCTCTTGATTTGCTTAATATGTGCTATTTGTCATTTGACGATCTGCTCCTTTGTTATGTTGTTGGGAGCTTGTATGGCCTTGAGATCAGTCCCTTAATTCAGGCATTGGGTAGAACTGGAGGATGTGGGTTTCAAGAGACAAATAAGGCATTTCAGTTTCCTAGTTGGGGAGAGTGGCTTtctgttatatataatataaatataaaggcAATTCTTCAATCTATGTAAGTGAAGCAAGTATATTTATTTCTTACAGAGCATGTTTTCATTTACTATTTTACATTTGTCAGTTGTGGGAGGGACAGTAATCTTAAGGATTTTCTTGACCTGGGAGACTATGCTTGGCTATCCTTTCTATCCCATGCCTCCCAGTTCCTGAGACTTCTGCAGATACCTTCTTGTTGTTTCTGGACTTGAAGAATTAATGGAAAATAGTTTCAAATGGAGCTCTGTGTTCTTAATCTGAAAGCTGAAAAACTCAATATGTTAAACTTGGTACTTGTCATCATCCTGGTCAGCCATATACCACGATCATGTTCCATACCTCCTCCTTTTAATAGTTCAGTTAGAGGGCTAGAAAATGTTTCGATGAGAAGTCTGGAAGATTTGCATTGTGTCGCTTCAAATCTGTCAGGACCCGTCGGTTTTCTAAAAGGGAATGGAGCTTGCAAAGTCAGCAGTCTCCTGGATCCCCACTTCTGTTTGAGATGGCCTCATGTCATTGTTATGAACATGTTATGTACAGAAGCATGGCAAATTTTTGGGTTCCAGGAGAATCATAGTGATAAGGCCCTTGGATATTTTTCTCCTGCTTTGCTAGATTACTGAGTGTTTCTTTGGCTCTCCACTTGGTTCTTGGGACCTTCTGATACCATTTCCCCAGCAAATAATTTCCTGACCTGAAAGGATtttgatccagggaagtcctgacAAAGTGGCTTAAAAGTGTTTGCTTTTCACTAAGTTGATCCCTGACGAATCAAGTCTGGTTTATTCTGAGTATTTTGCTGAGTGTGGGAACTGGTGAACAGCCAACTGAGGAGTGGCTATGTTTCAGCAACTTGGAGTTGGTAACAGCACTGACTGTTGTTCCCCTTGCCTCCGACAGCTCTGCATCAACCCAGCAGCATCTGAAGAAAGTGTATGCTAGCTTTGCGCTATGCATGTTCCTAGCAGCAGCTGGAGCCTACATCAATGTGGTGACTCAGCTGGTCCAGGTAAGAGCACTTTGGCATTGCTCCTACAAGTATGATTGACCATTGAAACATGGATCAATCCCCCATATGCACCTGTATCCCAAAACTAGAAGTAGGTTTCTTTAAGATCAATTTTTTAATTCCTTGGTCTCTTTGCTTCTTGGATGATACACAGTGATGTGTATCATCAGTTGATCTGGGAGTGGGAATTGATATTTGGACCCACTGAGTATTGCCTTACAGGCTGGCCATATGAGCAATCTACAAATGTATTTGCAAAGCAGGTGCCACTGCATTTGACACAAAGGTATTGTTCAAGTTTATTCTGACTTGTGGCAGACCAAGGTTGCCCTATCACAGATTGTTGCTTTTTTGTAAGATCTGTTCCTTCTAAGGCAGAGAGAGTGAGACTTCCACAAGGTCATCCAGTAGATTCCCATTACTTAATGGGGATTTTAACTGTTCGACTCTTGCAAAATCCAAATCCAACATTCTAAAATGCTGTACTATTCTAATGCATTCTAAATAGTTCAGTATTAAATTTTGAAGAACATTATTATCCTGGCATTCATCATGCAAAATAGAGGGAAGTGGGAGGAGTTCTAAGTCCAACAGAGCAATTGAGCACTATCTTCATATTTTCCTAAATAAATCTAAATCTGCCTTAAAGTCATCTGAAAATTCAAAATTTGTAATTGTTCAAATCTTAAGACTTAGATTGTGTTTTCTTTCCTGTAGAATGTCTATTGTGCCCACATTAACTtccatctccccctcccccccccccccaccctcaaCTTCCACCTTGCAGTTTGGCCTGCTGACTGGCCTAGGCGCATTGGGTCTTATGATCTGGCTGATGGCCACACCGCATAGCCGGGAAACGGAAGAGAAACGGCTGGGCATGCTAGCAGGCTTTGCTTTCCTCACTGGTATGTGCTCCTCAGTGGATGATTACAAGGGATTAATTTGTGTTAATGTTCACATTGGGGGTTTCCACAAGTGAGAGGCAAATAGTTTGTTTCTGGATACCTTCAGATCGACTGCCCTGGGGGCTGAGGCTGATGGTTGATAAAGAATGTACCTGCATAGGCTCAATGGCCTTAGGTTGCTCAAAAATGGAAAGGACTTTTCATCAGCGCTTTATGAAAGAGGAAACCCAGAGTTATTCAGCAGACTACAGCAGTGACACCTCGGTCCCCCCCAAAATGGTAGTCTCTTATGAAGGTGTCATAAGTCCTTTAGGTGCTTTCTAAATATTGGGACTTTCACAGCCTTTCTGTCTTGATTTTGATTGTGGATATCAATTCAAGAGCCACAAAAATAAAACTCACCCAaagtcattttttcttcttccaggagtCAATCTAGGACCTCTGTTGGAGATGTGCATTGCTATCAACCCCAGGTAAGAACAAAAGACCTAGACGTAACTGCCTTTTTCATGCAATTCTGATTCCTAAAAGTGCCTCTTCAGCAGATTGTCAGGGACCTGCTCACTATTTTTTCCCCACAGAAAGCTGAACATTTATAATTGAATCTGAAAGTTAGCCAGTCATGTTCATTTAAAAACCAAAGGTGCCTTCTCTATCTCTGGCTAATTTGTTTCCTTAGTTAAATTTCAAACCCACATTTTTTGGTTGAGCTCAAGGTGCAGGCTACATGGCTCTCCTCTGATCTGCTTTATCCTCCAACAACCCTGTGAAGTAGGTTAGCCTGAGTAGCTAGCTGGCCTAATGTCACCTAGTGAGTTACATGGCTCAGTGGGATCTGAACCTGGATTTCACAAAAACAGTTCAACATTTCACGACTGGCCAAAAGGCTGTCTCCTTCTAGCCAAGCCAATGTAATGCCGTCTCAAGTCCAGAAGTCAATTCATGTCATGAAGTATACAGAGGATGCTGCGAGCCCCTTGTGAACTCCTAAAAGGTCTGTGAAGGTCTCCTTGGCATCTGAATTAACATCTATGGAAATGTAACTCATTTTGCCTTCTCTATTCCCCTTCATTTGCAGCATTATCCCAACTGCTTTCATGGGCACAGCTGTAATCTTCAGCTGCTTCTCTCTGAGTGCCCTCTATGCCAAGCGCCGTGCCTATCTGTACCTTGGAGGTAAGGACCAGTAAGGGATGGAAGTAAGGATCAATCcactttctccctctcttctcccACCCCACAGGCGCTTTGAGAAAACGTCCAAATGCAGTGGACATGTTTAATTGTGGTTCTGGTTCTCTTTTGCAGGTGTCCTGTTTTCTGGCCTGTTCTTGATGCTCTTCTTCT
Protein-coding sequences here:
- the tmbim6 gene encoding bax inhibitor 1, which translates into the protein MDVFNRNINFDALFKFSHISASTQQHLKKVYASFALCMFLAAAGAYINVVTQLVQFGLLTGLGALGLMIWLMATPHSRETEEKRLGMLAGFAFLTGVNLGPLLEMCIAINPSIIPTAFMGTAVIFSCFSLSALYAKRRAYLYLGGVLFSGLFLMLFFSLINIFAGSTWLFTVNLYIGLMVMCGFVLFDTQLIIEKAENGDKDYIWHCVDLFLDFVNIFRELMVILGMNENKKKKEK